The stretch of DNA GGCTGCGGGGTCGATCTGAAGGGCGTCGCCGCACACGTGAGGACCCAGCAGCATCCTGAGGAGGGTAGTCCAAGAGAAAGCCCGACTTATAGGGCTTGATGGGAATTGTAATAATAATATGTTCATTTAGAACAGGCATTTAAATTCAGTTGGGGTTCAGCACTGTAAATGCACGCAGGCTTTACCTTACGGCATTCTGCTGCCTGGTGTCCCAAAACTGCCAAAAACAGAACATTTCTTTACACAAAGTATTTTATGTAAAGTGTAGATCCTTGTCTGCACGGTGTTATACTACCTACCTGTATAGTGTTATCCCAACCCCCAGAgatgaactctctctctctttcagggtGAAAGGTCACCGCAAACACCCTGAACCTGTGTCCGTCCATCAGAGTCCTggtggagctgagagagagagacagagagacagacagagacagagagagacagagagagacagagagagagagacagagagagacagagagagagacagagagggagacacacagagacagagagggctcCGTAAAACTTTCTGAATACATGTGTGATCTCTGCAGGCCAGGCGAGCAGAGGGGAGCGGTGAGGGTGTTTGTGGACTCACCTGGCCCTGCAGGTCAGCACTCTCTGGTGAGTGGCCAGGTCGTACAGCAGGATGGAGGAGTCGGAGCCCCCGGTCGCTGCCGTCTCTCCTGAGggggagacgcagagagagagggtctgcCTGGGCGCcttgccctccccccctccgctcagacccccctctctcagcccCCACATGCAGTCTCCTCCCCACACGTACCAGCACCTCACCCTGCCGCTCgcgtctagacacacacacacacaagcaggactGATCAGATGCTAACCCAGCAGGTTTACCCCTCGGagggctgtctctctccagcctcctctgtgAGAGACTTTCCCTCCagactgtctcctgtgtgtctgcgtgggcTCTGCCGGCAGTACTCACAGGTGGCCAGCAGGAGGCAGTGAGCCTGGGGGCTGAGGGTGAATCTGAGAGCCGTGAcgggcagggaggacaggataCTGGTGCTGTCCTTCAGGgtctgcaccaggtcaccactGTCTGGACGGAATATCTGACAGGGAAACCCAGGACAGGTTTATAGACCTGAATATGAACCACCATACAGACCTGCCTACGTTCTGCAGGGTGTTCAGCCTCCTACCTTGATGGTGCCATCGCTCAGACCCACAGCCAGCAGAGAGCCATCCTGGCTGAACTGACAGGCCATCacctcacacccacactccctGCCAGGACGATCAGGAGAATGCAAAATATAATTtactccatgcacacacacacacagtacaccttCTTCAACAGTGTACCACTCACAGCTCTGAGTGAATGTGCAGGTTCCCCTGGGTTTTCGGTGTATCTGTGGTTCGGTGCGGCTCCTCCGGGTCCCCGTCGCCATGGGGGCCTTTAACGGCGGCGGTCTGGGGGGAATTTAACACCGGGGGTGTGGCGTCTCTCTGGTCGCTGTCTGACTCTGCCTCGTCCTCCGTGTCCGACACCCCGGCGTCTGTGCTGGGGTCGGAGTCCGAGTTACTCAGTATGAACACGGGACTCGTTTTAGACTCCTCCGTTTCCTCGCCCGGTGGAAAGACCGCTGTCATGCTGTTAACACATGTAGGTGAGAAAATAAATAAGAGCACAACTATAAACGTAATCATATTCAGGCCACATCATCTCCACGAATCCTTCAGCCATCTCTGCTCGGCTTAAACAACTACAAACTGAGCAATTTTCTATTCAGTGCGAGCTAACAGTACTGTAGTGCTAGTTCACTGAGGTGTTTTCTGGATATACCAATAATCTAAACTGACATCAGACATTAGAGCGATTGGCAATAAAAATCAATAAACAAACGAACTTTTGCTGtagatacaaattatttttatgTGTCCTGGTTTGCCTTTGCAAAGTCTCACTGCATCCACAAACTTCCACCTCCGAGCAAAATAACAACTAAGTAACGTTGCCTAGCAACCACCCTCGCCCTGTACAGCATTGACGTTATTTTAGTGTCAAATACAAGAAATAAGGAAGCAGAGATTTGAAGCCAGAAATGTTATGGTATaagaacagaaaaaaagagcAAAGTGGGGAGAAATTTCCAAATACAAATGCGATTAACATCTATTAGATGTTTTACAGCAGACAGACCGGATATAAACCAAGTTTCCATTTCCTTGGCAACGAAAAGCTTGTGCTCTACTCCTAGTTTGAATGCTGGGTTTGCTTATTTCTATGGAATTGTAGGTATTGCGTGGCTAGCCACTTTGATCATTCAGAAATTATCATTATTGTTTCCTAACTAAGCTTTTCATTTTTCTCCACGCTTATAGtagtatgtaggctacattttatgCCGTAATCTTGGCTAATGTGCAAACGTCTCCGGGTGCTCGCTACAGTTAGCTAGCCAACAATGTAGCACTACAGTAGGCTAGCGAGATAAACACTATCTAACGTTATAATTCTAAAGCTCTGGTAGAGAGACTGTAGGGGATATCACCAGGGGATGCACAGCCCCGGCTTGGTGAACAGAATGACCACGCACAACCTCTGTTGCATTGTACGGCTAGTTGTTGCTCTGTCTGTACATTTGGCTCATGCGGCAACAGACGCAAGTGTCAGTACCGAACTTCCAGCAACAACTCACAACCAGACCCCCGGCTCCTTTAGCCCGTACAACCCAACCCCTGGCCCTTTCAGCCCGACCACCGGCGGGCCCGCGGCGTTCACTTCTGTTTCGCCAAGTGCGTTTGAACCCACGGATACCGCAGTCACTCAACAGGCGGTTTCTACTGCAACCACCGATGTGACTCCGTCTATTGGAACCACCGTGCGAGTCACCgaatctctccccccacctaccTCCGAGCCAATAGTGATGCCAACAGGTTTACCATTTATACACCgcatgtttagtgttttgcacatCTTTATCGCATGACGACAGATCGTTTAAACTCGGCCCCGTGTGTTTTAcagcgtgtttgtgtgacttGACCCCCGCTTTCTGTGACATTGGCTGCTGCTGCGACGTGTTGGACTGCGGAGTACCTGACCTCAGAACCGTCTTCACAGGTTGTGATGAGAAAGTCATGTgagtgataataataataatgatgcgTTTCATTTATGGCACAGCCTTAATTATTGAGGGGTGATAcaagtttaaaaagaaaaaaacttttaagcagtaaaaaaataaataaaagagtcAATAGACAAATAGCCCCATTCACCTGTTAGAAGCTGtgtaaccttgtgtgtgtgtgtgtgtgtgttgcgctgCGCTCTCTGTGGCCCAGATCTGGAGACTGTGTTGAGAAGTGGCTGATGTTCAGAGCCAACGTGGATCCATCCTTCATCACTGTAACTAACACACTGTTCTGTGTCCAGCTGGTACAAGGtaagctgtcacacacacacaataagcatAACATGAGCAGCATAACCAGTtgtgtccctgtctctgtcGGCAGACAACACCACTGCCCCCCAGTCTGTGCCAGCGCCGTCTCAGAAGCCTGCTGTGTTGGACGCCTTAACGTGGCAGCCCCCGGCACACAGCAGCCTCCTCACCAAACACTTCTACAGGGTACAACACCCTTTCACCCTGTTCTTTTACTGCTGTCTTTCACTGAAATGTGTTTCCAGTAAAGTTCTACAACCCTTTTACATCCATATCTCCCAACTAAATATTAATTTATTTCAGACATTTAATTGAGTCGACGCTGCTCCTGTTATACCATTGAATCTCTGTCGCTGTGACTGTCGCAggttgatgatgtcatcctgagCCAGTATGACGGCAGCTCTGCACGGGGCCTCCTCCGCCAGCCGTCTCCCGGCTCTGCCTCCTCCGCCTGCGTCGACCACAACCCTGCCAGTGAGTCAGCACTCTATCACACCTCCCAGGTTACCTGTTACCAGCCggggctgtgacatcatcaccctgcGCCCTTGCGTCTGTAGGGTTCCTGCGGTCTGAGTCTCTGTCCTGCTCCCGGACCCTGACGCCCCAGAGCTGCAGCTCAGACCCTCGTCTCAACGCACGCTCCTACTTCACCAGCCTCAGCCTCgtcaaggtgtgtgtttgtagtttaCCAGACATCTGTAACAAGTCCAGGTACGTTACCAGACATCTGTAACAAGTcgggtagacaggcaggcaggttggTATTCTTGGTCCTGATCTTCTCTCCTAGCTGTCTCTCCTAATCCTACACATAAGTAAATCCTAATCCTATCTGAGCTAAACAGTCTTATCAACAcgatatataataataataaaggatGAACCTCCTGCGCTTGTATGAAACTGCTGCTCTACATCTGCTGTGTTTTCCCTGTTCCAGGCTCCGCTTCCTGactctgtgggtgtgtctgatAAGCTGGTGAGCCCGCTCAGAACAGCGTGTCATTGCGTGAAAAACATTGGCTCTGTCGCTTGTGTGTTGACTGGTTATAAGGGGCTTCTGTCTTTTGATTGCAGATTCCGGTCGTCCCCCTGTCTGATTGGCCAGAGCCGGGTGAACAAAATGGCTCCTGTCTGAATGTGGTGTCAGAGGTTTGTAAACGGAACATCACAACTCCACCTTTAATAACCCCCTGACAGACCAACTCAGTAacggtgtgtgttctcctgggtgGTGCAGGTGGAGTATGTGATCTGGTTCAGTGGCCGAGGTCAGCTGGTGGAGGCCAAGGTGACGGTGGTCCTGGTGAACAGCAGCTCAGACGGCTCTCTCATGCAGACTCACGCCGTCCGCTACGAGGTACCGCAGCACTGTGCCAGCATCCTGAGTCACCACGGCTCATGCTAATAACACCACGCTCATGCTAATAACGCCACGCTCATGCTAATAACACCACGCTCATGCTAATAACACCACGCTCATGCTAATAACACCACGCTCATGCTAATAACACCACGCTCATGCTAATAACACCACGCTCATGCTAATAACACCACGCTCATGCTAATAACACCACGCTCATGCTAATAACACCACGCTCATGCTAATAACACCACTCTCATGCTAATAACACCACGCTCATGCTAATAACACCACTCTCATGCTAATAACACCACGCTCATGCTAATAACACCACTCTCATGCTAATAACACCACGCTCATGCTAATAACACCACTCTCATGCTAATAACACCACGCTCATGCTAATAACACCACAGCTCATGCTAATAACACCACAGCTCATGCTAATAACACCACAGCTCATGCTAATAACACCACGGCTGTGTGGGCGCTCATGCTAATTACTTATTATTCATTTagtagacacttttatccaaagagacatATAACTAGTGCACATAGATAGCCCAGCAGCAGATCAAAGACTGTGTAGTTGTTCATTATTCTGGTGGTCAGTCAGGGAGCGGTGTGTTACTGAAGACTGCCACACAGCTCTGTTGACATGGCTGATGTCATCTGTGACCCACAGCTGGACACGCCTCCTCCCAACCCAGAGCCCCGCCCTCCTGTGGGACTTCCTGTGGGGTCTCCTGTGATTGGCCAGTTTGGTGAAGCAGTCCAGACTGTATCCTTGGTGAGAGACATCACAATGTGGATGGGGCCAGAGACAACTCCATAGCAACAGAACCTAAAGCTAACGATGACCATGAGATGCTGTGTTTCCCaaggtgtggagtgtgtgtttctgtgagatGTGGTGTTTCCcgaggtgtgtgtttctgtgagatGTGGTGTttcccaaggtgtgtgtgtttctgtgagttgTGTTGCGTTTCCTGACTGCTGCTCAGCTGACGGTTCAGGGGGCGTCTCCAGGGGGGGGGTGCTCCCCTGACCCCGCCCTCCGCACCCCCATCCTCTTCACCCACAACACCTTCACCGGCTGCTTCTTCAGGTACTACAGCACCCACACTGTAGTTTTATAAAGGTAAACGACAGGTCAGCCATGTTGATTTGAAGAACTACAGCCAAGTGGAGGTCACACTCACAGATGCATTCTGGGTAACTTGACTGATGATTGATCACACAGTGCTGGTCAGGAACCTGAAGTCTAAggctcttctctcctgtctccccccccagctccccctccagggaCTGCTCTGTGCTGCGTGGTCAGCTGTATGGGCTCCTGCAGGGCCTGGCCTCCCCTGACCTGGTGGTGATGAACTTCGGCCCGGAGCCGGACTGGGCGCGGGTCATCACCCAGGCGTGTCCCCAGGCCCCGGAGGTCAGTCTGCCTCCAGCCAGCCTCTCTGGAGCTCACTCACACTGGAGTTGTGTTCCACTAACACAGGAGGGTCATGAGGATGATGTGGTGTGGATAGTCATGTGGATGATGGTCATATTGAGGATGTAGGTTTAGATGTTCTATCCAGTaacgccccccctctctcaggggGAGTCGTGTGAGACAGGCTGCCTGCTCCCCCGCTCCCTCTCCGTGCAGCTGCTGTGGGCCCGGCTGGGCCTCCTGGCCCTGCCTCAGAGCTACATCCTGGGAGCCAGGTACCAGTTCAGCTGCCAGCAGCTCCAGGTGTgtccctctaaccctctcatcTTACCTGTGTCCCTgtaaccctcaccctctcatctTACCTGTGTCCCTGTAACCCTCTCATCTTACCTGTGTCCCTGTAACCCTCTCATCTTACCTGTGTCCCTGTAACCCTCTCATCTTACCTGTGTCCCTGTAACCCTCTCATCTTACCTGTGTCCCTGTAACCCTCTCATCTTACCTGTGTCCCTGTAACCCTCTCATCTTACCTGTGTCCCTGTAACCCTCTCATCTTACCTGTGTCCCTGTAACCCTCTCATCTTACCTGTGTCCCTgtaaccctcaccctctcatctTACCTGTGTCCCTGTAACCCTCTCATCTTACCTGTGTCCCTgtaaccctcaccctctcatctTACCTGCTGCCTGTGTTCACCCCTGtcgacctccctccctccccagtgtcccctcctctctcccctcgctgTGACCACCGAGGTGACGTTCGTCGACATCACAGCGTACCCAGAACCCCCCAGGGGCCGCTCCCAGCCGGAGTGGAAGTTTCCGTTCGGCTTCTTCTCCCGGGGGTGGGAGGAGCTGGATGGACACACGCTGGACAGCGCCGGCGTCCGTGGAGCCGCGTGGAGCCGCGCGGGGGCCATGCTAACGCTGCTAGTGGCGCTACACATGCTAACCAGATAGTCAAGCACTGTGTGGTGCTACACATGCTAACCAGATAGTCAAGCACTGTGTGGTGCTGCACATGCTAACCAGATAGTCAAGCACTGTGTGGTGCTGCACATGCTAACCAGATAGTCAAGCACTGTGTGGTGCTGCACATGCTAACCAGATAGTCAAGCACTGTGTGGTGCTGCACATGCTAACCAGATAGTCAAGCACTGTGTGGTGCTGCACATGCTAACCAGATAGTCAAGCACTGTGTGGTGCTGCACATGCTAACCAGATAGTCAAGCACTGTGTGGTGCTGCACATGCTAACCAGATAGTCAAGCACTGTGTGGTGCTGCACATGCTAACCAGATAGTCAAGCACTGTGTGGTGCTGCACATGCTAACCAGATAGTCAAGCACTGTGTGGTGCTGCACATGCTAACCAGATAGTCAAGCACTGTGTGGTGCTGCACATGCTAACCAGATAGTCAAGCACTGTGTGGTGCTGCACATGCTAACCAGATAGTCAAGCACTGTGTGGTGCTGCACATGCTAACCAGATAGTCAAGCACTGTGTGGTGCTGCACATGCTAACCAGATAGTCAAGCACTGTGTGGTGCTGCACATGCTAACCAGATAGTCAAGCACTGTGTGGTGCTGCACATGCTAACCAGATAGTCAAGCACTGTGTGGTGCTGCACATGCTAACCAGATAGTCAAGCACTGTGTGGTTGGTTCTAAACTCCAGACGTCAGGTGGAAGGTAGTGTTTGCAGCAGGAAAGTGTGACTACAGTGCATTGCTATAACTCATTCCTTCAACATTTTTACAAATTCTTCTTTTTATAAAATTCCTTAATTTATTTTTGTACATGTTCCTATAATACAGACTTTGCTTGATTACAGTGTTGTGGTGGTTATTTCactgaggtagagagggtccccagcccccctgcccccccttcctGCTGGCCGGGCCcccgggggggctggggagggtgggtgggaggcgTGTGTCTCCGGGATGTCTTGTGGACGTAGTTCAGTAGGTTCACCACACCTGCCGGGGTCATGCCGGGCAAACGGCTGGCTGCACCCAGCTGAACacggagcagagagcagaggaacACAGCAAGTAAGGGGCAGGAAAACAATAGCTGAACTATTATGAATATAAAGTGTGGCGTGTTGATGGATCTGTACAGTAAGTGATGGAGATGTGTTGAGGCGTGTTCCTCTCACCGTGCTGGGCCGAGCACGGTCCAGGACCTCGCGGACCTCCTGAGAGAGGCCCGTAGGCAGGCTCAGGTAGTCCAGGTCCTGGGGCAGCGAGAGACCGTCCTCCCTCTggatcctctccatctccctcctctgcttctcACAGTGGGGCCTGTACAccgctggagacacacacacacgtcacacacacacacgtcacacacacacacgtcacacacacacgttacacacacgtcacacacacgtctctgcAGCTTCATGAGCTGATGCGGTTTAGTGATTTTATATTCGTGAAATTTCATCTTCAGATGCACTGTTGCTCGTTTACCTTCAATCTTGAGTCTCTGTGCGAATTCCAGGTAAGGCGAAAGGCATTCTGGGAAGGCGGAGGCCAGCATTTGGAAGGACACGTCTTTATACTGTAACAGATCCACACCACTGCCAGGAGTGGCAAGTGTCATCGTTACCAAGACAACACCAGTCACCCTCAAAGTTTAGAACATGTAAAGAACTTGAATCCATAACTATCAAGACCAACCTCACATCCTTTTCTTGTGAGATTTTGACTTGACACCCCCCAGacaccagggggacagggagagagagcctcACCTCAGGGTGGAGCTCTTGGTCTCACTCACTCCCACGAGGCCCAGCTTGTCCCTCCAGCGACTGGCCGGCAGACGGAGCGAGAGCAGGGCGTCCAGGCCTCCCTGGAGCGCCTCGCTCACCCTCAGCACTTCCTGGTGCCGCCCGGGCGACACGCAGCCCATCTCCTCAAATCCTGGCCGGGTCAAAGGTCACGCAGGGGGGAAATGGTCAGCCGAGGCGCCCTTTGTACTGTCGTCATGACTAGGGGTTGAGGGAATGGATTGAATTGTGGCGTACGGAGCTACTGAACAGTGAGTGTAAACACAGACctctgggggtgagggtgtaaacacacagacctctgggggtgagggtgtaactctgggggtgagggtgtaaaCACACAGACCTCTGGGGGTAAGGGTGTAActctgggggtgagggtgtaactctgggggtgagggtgtaactctgggggtgagggtgtaaacacacagacctctgggggtgagggtgtaactctgggggtgagggtgtaaacacacagacctctgggggtgagggtgtaactctgggggtgagggtgtaaacacacagacctctgggggtgagggtgtaactctgggggtgagggtgtaaaCACACAGACCTCTGGGGGTAAGGGTGTAActctgggggtgagggtgtaactctgggggtgagggtgtaactctgggggtgagggtgtaaacacacagacctctgggggtgagggtgtaactctgggggtgagggtgtaaaCACACAGACCTCTGGGGGTGAGGCGCAGGTCGGCGTTGTCGGGTCTGAGGGACGTCCTGAACTCAGCCCGGCTGGTGAACATGCGGTAGGGTTCTGTCACTCCGCGACCCACCAGGTCGTCCACCAGAACGCCGATGTAGCTCTGGGTCCTGGACAGcgccagggggggcagggagagggcggCCCGGCCAGCGTTCACCCCCGCCCACAGGCCCTGCGGAGGGgcaggacagggtgagagactaGTAGGGTGCCACACCAGGCAGAGCATCCAGCATATGTCTCAGTACAAGGTTCCAGAACACTCATTAACTGGGTTGTAGAACAGAGTACGTAAGGATGGgcgtatagctcagtggtagagctttGGAATGCAAATCAGGCTGCAGGTTCATatccaggaggagaggggagaacagagaagcctaagaCAGtagaaacttttttcaaaaatattttgtcaATCTTTCGAATTTTTtttctgaaaatattttttcacataggtgaacagagaagcctagaaTACAATAGTACAGTACCGCAGTCaatcctcatcaagtactcatcaatgtttTGAAAAtaccaccaaatacagattaaaactaaagtagcgagcctggcttgaaaatgtaagtaAAGAGTACAGTTAAGTTAAACATTTAAggggtgaaagtaaaaagttgtctgaaaaataaatagcaacgtactgataccagaaaatatTTAAGTATattaacaaagtatttgtactttgttacttcccatttCTGTTTGTTACTTTGGATGATTATGCTAAATGAAGACATCATTATTAGTTATTGTACAGGTAAGGAATCCAGTTTGTAACTGTAGCATTTCCTCCTGTCCTGTGGAGGCGCTGTGGGCCCTACCTGAGCTGCTGCCTCTTCGTACCCGGTGGTGCCGTTGATCTGGCCAGCGAGGAAGAGGCCCTGCGTGCTCTTCACCTGCAGGGAGGGGGCCAGCTGGGTGGGACACACATAGTCATACTGCACCCCGTAACctagagacggagagggagagagggagggagggagagagagggagggaaaagagagagggagggagggacagagagagggagggaagagagagagggagggaagagagagagggagggacacagagagagggagagagatagttgGTGTAACTGTTTGAATGACTGACAGGCTGGTGGTACTGAGGTCCTACCAGGGGTGTGTTATGATGGTGTGTTATGATGGTGTGGTATGATGGTGTGTTATGATGGTGTGTTATGATGGTGTGGTATGATGGTGTGTTATGATGGTGTGTTATGATGGTGTGTTATGATGGTGTGGTATGATGGTGTGTTACGATGGTGTGTTACGATGGTGTGGTATGATGGTGTGGTATGATGGTGTGTTATGGTGGTGTGGTATGATGGTGTGTTATGATGGTGTGGTATGATGGTGTGGTATGATGGTGTGTTATGATGGTGTGGTATGATGGTGTGTTATGATGGTGTGTTATGATGGTGTGTTATGATGGTGTGGTATGATGGTGTGTTATGATGGTGTGTTATGATGGTGTGGTATGATGGTGTGGTATGATGGTGTGTTATGATGGTGTGGTATGATGGTGTGTTATGATGGTGTGGTATGATGGTGTGTTATGATGGTGTGGTATGATGGTGTGTTATGATGGTGTGGTATGATGGTGTGTTATGATGGTGTGGTATGATGGTGTGTTATGATGGTGTGTTATGATGGTGTGTTACGATGGTGTGTTATGATGGTGTGGTATGATGGTGTGTTATGATGGTGTGGTATGATGGTGTGTTACGATGGTGTGGTATGATGGTGTGTTATGATGGTGTGGTATGATGGTGTGTTATGATGGTGTGTTATGGTGGTGTGGTATGATGGTGTGTTATGATGGTGTGGTATGATGGTGTGGTATGATGGTGTGTTATGATGGTGTGTTATGATGGTGTGTTATGATGGTGTGGTATGATGGTGTGGTATGATGGTGTGTTATGATGGTGTGGTATGATGGTGTGTTATGATGGTGTGGTATGATAGTGTGGTGGAGGTCCTACCAGGAGTGTGTATCTCTGCCCGGTGCAGAGGAGGGATCTCCCTGAGGAGGCGGAGCTGCAGGTCAGGGGGCATGGTCATGGACAGGCCCTGGGGGTACAGGAGGTCGGAGGTCAAACCCTCCGGCTCCAGCCACACCTGGTGCTGTCGCCCCGGAAACCGCAGCACTCGCGACTCGATGGACGGGCAGTACCTAAGACAGACGCCAGCGGCTGTTAAGGTGGAGG from Osmerus eperlanus chromosome 12, fOsmEpe2.1, whole genome shotgun sequence encodes:
- the mto1 gene encoding protein MTO1 homolog, mitochondrial isoform X3, which gives rise to MSRLRPLNSPLSLMLAWKLPPRLRHNFLSLPLARPASGVARRQYDVIVVGGGHAGTEAAAGAARVGAETLLITQKMHTIGALSCNPSLGGVGKGQLVREVDALDGLCGRAGDWAGVHFSILNRSKGPAVWGPRAQLDRQRYRHFIQAELLSTPRLTVVEGSVEELLVSDSLPDEPGQHRVTGITLVGASHPLLASSVVLTTGTFLSGFLFMGQTNSPGGRMGDAPSSAGLSNTLRERLGLQVGRLRTGTPPRILKASVDLSLAQLSEPDKHPTPFSFINTHVHCKPEEQLPCHLTQTTAGVERVVRDSLHLNCHIQQDTKGPRYCPSIESRVLRFPGRQHQVWLEPEGLTSDLLYPQGLSMTMPPDLQLRLLREIPPLHRAEIHTPGYGVQYDYVCPTQLAPSLQVKSTQGLFLAGQINGTTGYEEAAAQGLWAGVNAGRAALSLPPLALSRTQSYIGVLVDDLVGRGVTEPYRMFTSRAEFRTSLRPDNADLRLTPRGFEEMGCVSPGRHQEVLRVSEALQGGLDALLSLRLPASRWRDKLGLVGVSETKSSTLSGVDLLQYKDVSFQMLASAFPECLSPYLEFAQRLKIEAVYRPHCEKQRREMERIQREDGLSLPQDLDYLSLPTGLSQEVREVLDRARPSTLGAASRLPGMTPAGVVNLLNYVHKTSRRHTPPTHPPQPPRGPGQQEGGAGGLGTLSTSVK
- the mto1 gene encoding protein MTO1 homolog, mitochondrial isoform X4, which codes for MSRLRPLNPLSLMLAWKLPPRLRHNFLSLPLARPASGVARRQYDVIVVGGGHAGTEAAAGAARVGAETLLITQKMHTIGALSCNPSLGGVGKGQLVREVDALDGLCGRAGDWAGVHFSILNRSKGPAVWGPRAQLDRQRYRHFIQAELLSTPRLTVVEGSVEELLVSDSLPDEPGQHRVTGITLVGASHPLLASSVVLTTGTFLSGFLFMGQTNSPGGRMGDAPSSAGLSNTLRERLGLQVGRLRTGTPPRILKASVDLSLAQLSEPDKHPTPFSFINTHVHCKPEEQLPCHLTQTTAGVERVVRDSLHLNCHIQQDTKGPRYCPSIESRVLRFPGRQHQVWLEPEGLTSDLLYPQGLSMTMPPDLQLRLLREIPPLHRAEIHTPGYGVQYDYVCPTQLAPSLQVKSTQGLFLAGQINGTTGYEEAAAQGLWAGVNAGRAALSLPPLALSRTQSYIGVLVDDLVGRGVTEPYRMFTSRAEFRTSLRPDNADLRLTPRGFEEMGCVSPGRHQEVLRVSEALQGGLDALLSLRLPASRWRDKLGLVGVSETKSSTLSGVDLLQYKDVSFQMLASAFPECLSPYLEFAQRLKIEAVYRPHCEKQRREMERIQREDGLSLPQDLDYLSLPTGLSQEVREVLDRARPSTLGAASRLPGMTPAGVVNLLNYVHKTSRRHTPPTHPPQPPRGPGQQEGGAGGLGTLSTSVK
- the mto1 gene encoding protein MTO1 homolog, mitochondrial isoform X1, with protein sequence MYRYIKVVDRPPKILWKPFRYECVRVHSHLAAKITGCSPLSLMLAWKLPPRLRHNFLSLPLARPASGVARRQYDVIVVGGGHAGTEAAAGAARVGAETLLITQKMHTIGALSCNPSLGGVGKGQLVREVDALDGLCGRAGDWAGVHFSILNRSKGPAVWGPRAQLDRQRYRHFIQAELLSTPRLTVVEGSVEELLVSDSLPDEPGQHRVTGITLVGASHPLLASSVVLTTGTFLSGFLFMGQTNSPGGRMGDAPSSAGLSNTLRERLGLQVGRLRTGTPPRILKASVDLSLAQLSEPDKHPTPFSFINTHVHCKPEEQLPCHLTQTTAGVERVVRDSLHLNCHIQQDTKGPRYCPSIESRVLRFPGRQHQVWLEPEGLTSDLLYPQGLSMTMPPDLQLRLLREIPPLHRAEIHTPGYGVQYDYVCPTQLAPSLQVKSTQGLFLAGQINGTTGYEEAAAQGLWAGVNAGRAALSLPPLALSRTQSYIGVLVDDLVGRGVTEPYRMFTSRAEFRTSLRPDNADLRLTPRGFEEMGCVSPGRHQEVLRVSEALQGGLDALLSLRLPASRWRDKLGLVGVSETKSSTLSGVDLLQYKDVSFQMLASAFPECLSPYLEFAQRLKIEAVYRPHCEKQRREMERIQREDGLSLPQDLDYLSLPTGLSQEVREVLDRARPSTLGAASRLPGMTPAGVVNLLNYVHKTSRRHTPPTHPPQPPRGPGQQEGGAGGLGTLSTSVK
- the mto1 gene encoding protein MTO1 homolog, mitochondrial isoform X2, coding for MYRYIKVVDRPPKILWKPFRYECVRVHSHLAAKITGCPLSLMLAWKLPPRLRHNFLSLPLARPASGVARRQYDVIVVGGGHAGTEAAAGAARVGAETLLITQKMHTIGALSCNPSLGGVGKGQLVREVDALDGLCGRAGDWAGVHFSILNRSKGPAVWGPRAQLDRQRYRHFIQAELLSTPRLTVVEGSVEELLVSDSLPDEPGQHRVTGITLVGASHPLLASSVVLTTGTFLSGFLFMGQTNSPGGRMGDAPSSAGLSNTLRERLGLQVGRLRTGTPPRILKASVDLSLAQLSEPDKHPTPFSFINTHVHCKPEEQLPCHLTQTTAGVERVVRDSLHLNCHIQQDTKGPRYCPSIESRVLRFPGRQHQVWLEPEGLTSDLLYPQGLSMTMPPDLQLRLLREIPPLHRAEIHTPGYGVQYDYVCPTQLAPSLQVKSTQGLFLAGQINGTTGYEEAAAQGLWAGVNAGRAALSLPPLALSRTQSYIGVLVDDLVGRGVTEPYRMFTSRAEFRTSLRPDNADLRLTPRGFEEMGCVSPGRHQEVLRVSEALQGGLDALLSLRLPASRWRDKLGLVGVSETKSSTLSGVDLLQYKDVSFQMLASAFPECLSPYLEFAQRLKIEAVYRPHCEKQRREMERIQREDGLSLPQDLDYLSLPTGLSQEVREVLDRARPSTLGAASRLPGMTPAGVVNLLNYVHKTSRRHTPPTHPPQPPRGPGQQEGGAGGLGTLSTSVK